The following is a genomic window from Bordetella sp. H567.
GCTGGCCGCCGGCAATTTCCTGCAACGCAAGGAGCAAGCATGACCGCCGCCATCCCGCTTTTCGATCGCGCCGAGTTTCTCGCTCGCCTGGAAAAGTTGCGGCGGGTGATGCGCGAGCGATCCGTCGACGTCATGCTGCTCGACGATATCGAGATCCTGGCCTATTTCACCGGCTACGAACGGTCCATCAGCTATTACCGCGCCTGCCTGGTGCCGTTGGAAGGCGAACCGCTGATGGTGCTGCGCAGCCTGGATGCGGCCCCATTCCTGGAAACCGCCTGGTTCGAGCAGCACGTGGGCTACGCCGACGCGGAAGATCCGGTCACGCTGCTGGTCGCGGAAATCGCCCGCCGCTGGGGCGCCGGCGCGCGCATGGGGGTGGACTTCGGCAGCCATGGCATGACCGTGGACGTCTATCGCCGGTTGCAGGCGGCCCTGCCCCGCGCCACGTTCGTGGACATGACCAACGTGCCGTGGGAACTGCGCCTGATCAAGTCGCCGCTGGAGATCCGCCACATCGAACAAGCCAGCGCCATCGCCGACCAGACGATGCGCGAAATGGCCGAGCGCGCCCGCCCCGGCATGAGCGGCCGCGACCTGGCGGCCTACGCCGCAGGCCGCTATATCGAACTGGGCGCCCTGCCCGGCCACGTCGGCCCGATCACCTATGGCAAGGGCTGGGGGTTCCTGCACGGGCACCTGCACGATACGCCGATGCAGGAGGGCGACGTTCTGCACATTGAACTGGTGCCGCGGTTCCGCGGCTACAGCGCGCGGCTGATGCGCAGCGTGGTCATGGGCACGCCCACCGCCGAACAGCGCGAAACCGCACAGCGGCTGGCGGCGCTGCAGGACACCCAGATCGCCGCCATGGTCCCGGGTGCCTCGGCGCGCGAGGTCGATGCCATGCTGCGCGACGGCGTGGTGCGCGCCGGCTTGCGCGATACCTATGACAACATCACCGGCTATACGCTGGGCTACTACTCGCAGCAGCCGGTGCGCTCCAGCGACTTCACGCGCGTCTTCGGGCCGCACGCCGACTGGACGCTGGAGGCCGGGATGGTGTTCCACATGTACACCTCGGCCAAGGGGTTGGCGTTCAGCGAGACCGTGCTGGTGGATGCCGGCGGCCCGCGCCGACTGACACGGCTGGAACGCAAGCTGTACGCAACGGAATAATCGCCATGGACCATGCCGCACTGATTGCCGCGCTGGACGAAAAAGCCAGCCTCGATTTCCTGGCCAGGATGATCCGCTTCAAGAGCTACAGCGCCACGCCCGGCGAGCGCGAGCTGGCGGAATTCATGGTCAACAGCATGCGCGGCCTCGGCCTGGAAGCGGAACTGACGCCGGTGCCGGGCGGCCGCGTCAACGCCATCGGCCGCTGGCGCGGCACCGGCCAGGGCCCTGGCGCCAGCCTGCTCTTCAATGGCCATCTGGATACCAATCCCGCCACGGAAGGCTGGACTGTCGATCCCTGGGGCGGGCTCTACGACGACGCCTTCATCTACGGCATCGGCGTATCCAATATGAAGGCGGGCGATGCCGCCTACTATTGCGCCGTCAAGACGCTGCTCGACCAGGGCGTGCGCCTGTCCGGCGATGTGGTGCTGACCTATGTGGTGGGGGAACTGCAAGGCGGTATCGGCACCGTGGCGGCCATCGAACAGGGCGTGGCCGCGGACTACTTCATCAATGCCGAACCCACCGACGTGCAGGCACTGACCATGCACGCCGGGTCCTTTGTTTTCGTGATCGAAATCACGGGCATCACCCGGCACCTGTCCAAGCGCGAGGAAGCGGCCGACGCCATCGCCGCGGGCTGCTGGCTGGTGCCGCGCATCAATGCGATGACTTTTTCCGGCGCGGCCGGACCCGAGCACCGTTCCATCAACCGCGCCAATGTCGGCGTCATGCGGGGCGGCCTGGGACGCGAGATGCTGGAGTGGCGAGCCCCGCAGGTGGCGGACTTCGTGCGTATCCAGGGATCGGCGCGCTATGCGCCGGGCCAGACGGAGGACGGCGTCATGGCCGATCTGCGCGCCCTGCTGGATGAAATGGAAAACGCCTTTCCCGGTATACGCGCCGGCGTATCGATCAACCGCAGCGATAACCGGCCGACCATGCTGCCCTTCGAAGTCGACCCGGCGTCGCGCATCGTGCGGGCGGTGAACGACGCCTACCGCACCGTGCGCCACGCGGAACAGCCGACCGGCGCGCTGCGTCCGCCCGCCTTCTACGGTACCGACGCGGCGCACTTCCACCAGCGCCTGGGCATGCAGGGCATCGTCTGCGGCCCCGGCGGCAAGTACAACACCATGCCCGACGAACGGGTGGATATCCCGGACTACCTGGATGCCATCCGGGTCTACATGCTGGCCATCCTGGATATCTGCGGCCGGTGACACAGGGGCACGGCGGCCGGTGCCGCATGGCGGTAGCCGGTAAAAGCCGGGCCGCCGGCGGGCAGGACCCGCGCCGGGCGCCGAATATACTTCCCGATATCCCAATCCCCGGAGCAGACGCGTGGACCGGCTACACGCCATGAAGACCTTCGTCACCGTGGTCGAAAGCGGTGGCTTCACTGCAGCCGCGCGCAAGCTCGATGTGTCGCTGTCGGTCGTCAGCCGCGTGGTCACCGAGCTGGAAGCGCATCTGGGCGTGCGCCTGCTGACGCGCACCACGCGCGTGGTGCGTCCCACCGAAACCGGTGCCGCGTACTTCGAGGACTGCAAGCGCATCCTGGGCGAAATCGAGGAAGCCGAGCTGACGGCCACGGGCACGCATTCCTCGCCGCGCGGCCATCTCGTGGTGACGGCACCCGTATTGTTCGGCGCGCGCCACGTCACGCCCATCGTCGTCGAATACCTGCGGCGCTACCCCGAAGTCGACGTCCAGTGCGTGCTCGTGGACCGCAATGTCAACTTCATCGACGAAGGCGTGGATGTCGGCGTGCGCATCGGCGAACTGCCCAGCTCGTCGCTGCAGGCGATATCGGTGGGCCATGTACGGCGCATCGTGTGCGCCGCGCCCTCGTACCTGCAACAGCAGGGCATGCCGCAGGCACCGGAAGACCTGTCCGCGCACACGCTGATCCAGACCACCGGCGTCAGTACGCTGCCCGAATGGCGCTTCATGCGGCAAGGCGAGCTGAAGCCGCTGCGCTTCACGCCCCGGCTGGCCACCTCGACCAACGATTCCGCCATTTCCGCCGCGGTGGCGGGACTGGGCCTGGCGCGCGTCCTGTCGTACCAGGTGGCGGCCGAGCTTCGGGATGGCACGCTGCGCGTGGTGCTGGCCGACCACGAGCCGCCGCCGGTACCTGTCCATGTGATCCACCGCGAAGGCCGTCACGCGATGCTGAAGGTGCGCGCCTTCCTGGACTTGGCCATCGACCGGCTGCGTGGCGATGCCTCGCTGAACTATTGCTGAATCCAGAATAATCCTTTCGAGCTGGCGCCGTTTTTTCGGCGGTACGGCCGCCCTATGCTGCGATGAAGGCACGGCATTACGTGCAGAACCCGCAACCGAGGACGACGCCATGAAGCTCTACCACCATCCGCTTTCCGGCCATGCGCACCGCGCCCGCCTGTTCATTTCGCTGCTGGGCCAAGCCGCCGAGTTGATTGACGTCGACCTGGCCAGCCGCGCGCACAAGCAGCCGGATTTCCTGAAACTCAATCCGTTCGGACAATTGCCGGTGCTGGTGGACGGCGACGTGGTGGTGCCGGATTCCAACGCGATCCTGGTCTATCTGAGCAAGAAACTGGGGCGGACCGATTGGCTGCCCGAAACACCGGCCGAGGCCGCCGCCGTGCAGCGATGGCTGTCGGTCGCCGCCGGCGATATCGCCTTCGGCCCCGCCGCGGCGCGCCTGGTCACGGTATTCGGCGCCAAGCTGGACGCCGAAGCCGCCATCGCCCGCGCCCACGTGGTGCTGCGACGCATGGAAGACGCGCTGGCGGGCCAGCCATGGATCGCGGCCCCCCAGCCGACCATCGCCGACGTGGCGCTATACAGCTACACGGCGCGCGCGCCGGAAGGCTATGTCGACCTGAAGGAGTATGCCAACGTGCGGCAATGGCTGGCGCGCGTGGAAGCGCTGCCCGGCTTCGTGGCCTTCCAGCGCACGCCGGTGGGGCTGGCTGACTGAGCCTGCCGCTACGCGCCAGCTCCCTACCCCGCCACGACACGCAAGGCGACGCCTGTCCCCGCCTGTCCCGGCGCGGCAATCGCCCGATCAAAAGGAACCATCATGCCCACCCTTCCCTGGCACGCCGGCGAACTGGCCCTGCAATCGCGCACCGGCGCCTTGGCCAAGATGGACGATGTCGGCCGCCGTGTCATCCGGGACTACATGCCGGACCAGCATCGCGAGTTCTTCGCGCAGCTGCCGTTCGTCGTGCTGGGCGCCGTGTCGCCCGACGGCCGTGCCTGGGCCACGCTGCGCGCCGGCCTGCCGGGCTTTCTGGATTCCCCGCAGCCGCGTCGCCTGGACCTGGCCATCGCCCGCGAAGCCGCCGACCCGGCCGATGCGGGGCTGGCCGACGGCAGCGCGATCGGTTTGCTGGGTATCGACCTGGCCACGCGCCGGCGCAACCGGATGAACGGCGTACTGCGCCATGACGCGGGACACATTTCGCATATCGACGTGACGCAGAGCTTCGGCAACTGCCCACGCTACATCCAGCAGCGTACCGTCGCCTTCACACGCGATCCCGGCGAACAGCCGGCCATCGCGCCGCGGACGCTCCATGCACTGGACGAGCGCGCCCGCGCGCTGGTGGCCAATGCCGATGCGTTTTTCGTGGCGTCGTATGTGGATCTTCCCGGGCAAGGCCGCCAGGTGGATGTATCGCACC
Proteins encoded in this region:
- a CDS encoding M24 family metallopeptidase, producing the protein MTAAIPLFDRAEFLARLEKLRRVMRERSVDVMLLDDIEILAYFTGYERSISYYRACLVPLEGEPLMVLRSLDAAPFLETAWFEQHVGYADAEDPVTLLVAEIARRWGAGARMGVDFGSHGMTVDVYRRLQAALPRATFVDMTNVPWELRLIKSPLEIRHIEQASAIADQTMREMAERARPGMSGRDLAAYAAGRYIELGALPGHVGPITYGKGWGFLHGHLHDTPMQEGDVLHIELVPRFRGYSARLMRSVVMGTPTAEQRETAQRLAALQDTQIAAMVPGASAREVDAMLRDGVVRAGLRDTYDNITGYTLGYYSQQPVRSSDFTRVFGPHADWTLEAGMVFHMYTSAKGLAFSETVLVDAGGPRRLTRLERKLYATE
- a CDS encoding M20 family metallopeptidase, with translation MDHAALIAALDEKASLDFLARMIRFKSYSATPGERELAEFMVNSMRGLGLEAELTPVPGGRVNAIGRWRGTGQGPGASLLFNGHLDTNPATEGWTVDPWGGLYDDAFIYGIGVSNMKAGDAAYYCAVKTLLDQGVRLSGDVVLTYVVGELQGGIGTVAAIEQGVAADYFINAEPTDVQALTMHAGSFVFVIEITGITRHLSKREEAADAIAAGCWLVPRINAMTFSGAAGPEHRSINRANVGVMRGGLGREMLEWRAPQVADFVRIQGSARYAPGQTEDGVMADLRALLDEMENAFPGIRAGVSINRSDNRPTMLPFEVDPASRIVRAVNDAYRTVRHAEQPTGALRPPAFYGTDAAHFHQRLGMQGIVCGPGGKYNTMPDERVDIPDYLDAIRVYMLAILDICGR
- a CDS encoding LysR family transcriptional regulator, coding for MDRLHAMKTFVTVVESGGFTAAARKLDVSLSVVSRVVTELEAHLGVRLLTRTTRVVRPTETGAAYFEDCKRILGEIEEAELTATGTHSSPRGHLVVTAPVLFGARHVTPIVVEYLRRYPEVDVQCVLVDRNVNFIDEGVDVGVRIGELPSSSLQAISVGHVRRIVCAAPSYLQQQGMPQAPEDLSAHTLIQTTGVSTLPEWRFMRQGELKPLRFTPRLATSTNDSAISAAVAGLGLARVLSYQVAAELRDGTLRVVLADHEPPPVPVHVIHREGRHAMLKVRAFLDLAIDRLRGDASLNYC
- a CDS encoding glutathione S-transferase family protein, whose protein sequence is MKLYHHPLSGHAHRARLFISLLGQAAELIDVDLASRAHKQPDFLKLNPFGQLPVLVDGDVVVPDSNAILVYLSKKLGRTDWLPETPAEAAAVQRWLSVAAGDIAFGPAAARLVTVFGAKLDAEAAIARAHVVLRRMEDALAGQPWIAAPQPTIADVALYSYTARAPEGYVDLKEYANVRQWLARVEALPGFVAFQRTPVGLAD
- a CDS encoding pyridoxamine 5'-phosphate oxidase family protein, whose product is MPTLPWHAGELALQSRTGALAKMDDVGRRVIRDYMPDQHREFFAQLPFVVLGAVSPDGRAWATLRAGLPGFLDSPQPRRLDLAIAREAADPADAGLADGSAIGLLGIDLATRRRNRMNGVLRHDAGHISHIDVTQSFGNCPRYIQQRTVAFTRDPGEQPAIAPRTLHALDERARALVANADAFFVASYVDLPGQGRQVDVSHRGGKPGFVRIDADGGMTIPDFPGNLFFNTLGNIMINPVAGITFVDFDTGELLQMSGRADLTLDAPEVAAFQGAERLWRFIPEVIVRREQALPLRWTPKENGAAPSALLTGDWKQAADRMHAEASGTYQAGSAAPAQARAFRTR